GCTTATAACGAAGCGATTTCTTTTGCCTGCGCGGGAATTCAGGAAGGAGATGTCGTACAGATGATCACAACCATCGATAAAAGATTTATGGCTGGTCTGGCTTATTTTTTAGGATTGCGAAAAATGGGAGCAAGTGTTGTAAGGATGGGGCCTGGAATTCCCGAGCTTCAGTGGGATTCTATTTTTAGGTACAAACCAAAATATTTGATTACCGTTCCATCATTCTTATTAAAAATGATTGATTACGCCGAAAAACACGGAATTGATTATAAAAACTCAAGCGTTTACGGAGCCGTTTGTATTGGTGAAAGTATCAAAAACCAAGATTTTACAGATAATATTCTTTCACAAAAGATAAAGGAGAAGTGGAATATTCAATTATATTCCACTTATGCTTCTACAGAAATGAGTACGGCTTTTACAGAATGCGAATTTCAAAATGGAGGCCATCAACATCCTGAATTAATTATTACAGAAATTCTTGATGAAAATGAAAATCCTGTACAAGAAGGGAAAAGCGGAGAATTAACCATTACCACTTTGGGAGTTGAAGCATTGCCTTTGTTGAGATTTAAAACGGGAGATTTAGTGAAAGCGCATTACGAGTCTTGTCAATGCGGAAGAAATACAATGCGATTAGGTCCTGTTGTTGGGAGAAAGCAACAGATGATTAAATATAAAGGAACGACTTTGTATCCGCCTGCAATGAGTGATATTCTAAATGATTTTAATGGAATTCAATGTTATCAAATTGTTATTCAGTCGAATGAAATTGGATTGGATGAAATTATTATCAAGATTAGCACAGAAAGAGAAGACGACCATTTTGAAGGAGAAGTAAGAGATCATTTCAGAGCAAAATTAAGGGTAAGCCCAAAAATTGAAATT
The sequence above is a segment of the Chryseobacterium turcicum genome. Coding sequences within it:
- a CDS encoding phenylacetate--CoA ligase family protein; amino-acid sequence: MELFPTIEKANINDIKIFQEEKLKSLLCYLEANSPFYQRLFKENNIKVSDIETLEDLRKIPTTSKNDIQQNNDDFFCIPQNKIVDYSTTSGTLGDPVTFGLSDDDLERLAYNEAISFACAGIQEGDVVQMITTIDKRFMAGLAYFLGLRKMGASVVRMGPGIPELQWDSIFRYKPKYLITVPSFLLKMIDYAEKHGIDYKNSSVYGAVCIGESIKNQDFTDNILSQKIKEKWNIQLYSTYASTEMSTAFTECEFQNGGHQHPELIITEILDENENPVQEGKSGELTITTLGVEALPLLRFKTGDLVKAHYESCQCGRNTMRLGPVVGRKQQMIKYKGTTLYPPAMSDILNDFNGIQCYQIVIQSNEIGLDEIIIKISTEREDDHFEGEVRDHFRAKLRVSPKIEIIDLDILSKTVFNQNSRKPINFLDLR